Part of the candidate division WOR-3 bacterium genome is shown below.
GGCTGGCGAACGCCTACCGCTCCGCCGCCGAGCTCGGCCACGACACGCTGAACTGGGTGATGCACCACTATCTCACCGATACGCTGCTGATGCGCGACACCGATGACGACGGCGGAATACCGGCGACGTGGAGCGACCCGGTCACGCAGGACCAGACCTGGGTTTCGACCTACCTCGTCTTCATGGGTATGGATGTATTCGTGACCCCGACCTATGACGATGACCTGTCGCTGCTTGAGTTCACCAGCCCGGACCCGCTCGACATTCACGTGGTCGGCGTTCCCCTGGACGTTATCGTCCCGGCCGCGAACGTTGGCCGCGATGCCACAGACCCTACCTTGGCCATCTTGCGGTTCGAGGGAGTTCCGGTGGACACCTTCGCCGTCGACAGTGTGCCGTTCCTGCAGACTGATACGATTGTGTTCTACGGCGGTGTGCCTCAGACCGGCGGCATGTTCCATTTCAGCGTGAACGTCAGCGGGGATGACAACCCGCTCAACGACACGGCCAGGCTCACTCTGCGCGTCTACGATACCTGCCGCGTGACCGGGACTCTGGTTGACTCGACGTCCGGAGCAGGAATCGTGAGCTGGGTCAAGGCCCGGCTCGGCAGCAGGACCTCGGTCTGGGACTCGGTTCGCACGGACACCAGCGGCCGATTCAGCCTGAAGCTCATCGACAGCATCTTCTCGCTGTCGATTGAGCCGTCGGTGCCCTACTACGCACGATCGTGGAGTTTCGCCATCCGCGGCGACACGACCATCGACCTGCGGACTCAGCCCGCGCACGTGCTGATCGTGAACAATGACACGCTGGAACGCTACGCGAGCTACTACACCAGCACACTCGACACGCTCGGTGTTACCTGGTGCCAGTGGAACCGGCCATCAGGCGGGCTTCTCCCCTATACCGTACTGGACCGGCTCAGGACAAACACGGTCATCTGGTACTCGGGCAACACGAGTAGCGGGACGATTCCGGTCCCGGACCGCGACAGCCTCGCCCGCTACGCGCAGACCGGAACCAACCTGTTCATCACCGGCCAGAACATCGCCCAGGAACTCAGCGGCACTGCCTTCCTCGAAAGCATCTGCGGCTGCCGCTTCGACTCATCCGGCTGGTCGGGGTTCTTCGCGTTCGGCAATCGCCAGGATTCCCTGGGAGCGATCGTAACGGGCACCGCGACAACTGGAGGGAACGGCGCGAGCAACCAGACCTCGCGCGACGTCATCTCGCCGCTGGGCAATTCCTCCGGCTTCATCCTCTACGACTCGGTCAACGTCAGGTACGCGTCCACCCGGCGCCAGATACCGGCGGGCGGCAGGGTCGTGTTCATGGGCCTCGGATTCGAAGCAGTGAACCGTCCCGGCTCCAAGCCGGGCTTCTTCAGCCGCGTGCAGTTGCTGCGCCTCATCCTCGACTGGTTCGGCGTCCCGACCGGAGTTGAGGAACGCCAAATGCCGACCGCCGAACGCCAAGCGCTTGCGGCCACCGTAGTACGCGGCTGCCTGGTGCTCCCCAGTTCGGCATTCGGCGATCGGCGTTCGGAGTTGGTTGATGCCTCTGGCCGCCGCGTGATGCAGCTTCGCACCGGCGCGAACGACCTCGGCCGCCTGCCCGCAGGAGTGTACTTTGTCCGGACCGATTGGGCGGATAGGACCAATAGGTCCTATCGGGTGCTACTGGTGAGGTGACCCATGCCTGAATACGACGCCTATTCGGTCTACTACGACGTGCTCTATGCCGACAAGCAGGAGGACGTGCCGTTCTACCTTGGTATTGCCAAGGAGACCGGCGGACCGGTATGCGAACTGGCCTGTGGGACCGGGCGCGCCCTACTGCCCATAGCCCGGGCCGGGTTCGAAGTGACCGGTATCGATATGTCCCAAGCGATGCTCGACAAGTTCCAGGCCAAGCTCGACAAGGAGCCACGCGAAGTGCAGGCCCGAGTAGCGCTGAAGTGCGCGGATATGCGCGACTATCGCTTCTCGCAGAAGTTCAAGCTGGTCTTCTGTGCGTTCAACTCTTTCCAGCATCTGCTGACCACGGATGACCAGCTTGCCTGCCTGGCCGGCATACGCGAGTATCTGGCGGACGACGGGCGACTCGTGCTCAACGTCTTCGCGCCTTTCCACGACTGGCTGGCCAACGCGAACCTCCACCATGTCACCGGACAGGTAGAACGCGACCCGGAGACCGGCAAGGAGATGATCGTAACCAACATCACCGACCGCCATCCGGAAACACAGACTATGGAGGCCTGCCAGTATGTGGACAGGATACAGCCGGACGGCACCGTGAAGCGCTATCCGGCCAGTTTCACCCTCAGCTGGATTCACAACCGAGAGATGCACCTGCTCTTGAGGTGTGCCGGCTACGAGGTCGTGAACGTCTACGGCGGCTATGACAAGCGCCCCTACGACTACGTTTCCGGTGTCCAGCTCTTTGTGGCAAAGAAGGCCTGAGGACGACAGATGGACAGTGGCCTGCCCGTGATCGAGACTGCCCGACTCACGCTGCGGCCCTTCTCGCTCGCCGACGCAGGACGCGCTCAGCAGATGTGCAATGACTGGGAGATCGCCTCGACCACGCTCGCCATTCCCCATCCCTATCCGGACGGTGCCGCTGAGCAGTGGATCTCTACGCACGCCGATAGCTTCCGGCAAGGTACCGACGTCATTCTCGCCATCACGCTGAGGCCCGGCGGGCAGGTAATCGGCTCCGTGGGCCTGTCAGTCAACAAGAACCACGG
Proteins encoded:
- a CDS encoding class I SAM-dependent methyltransferase → MPEYDAYSVYYDVLYADKQEDVPFYLGIAKETGGPVCELACGTGRALLPIARAGFEVTGIDMSQAMLDKFQAKLDKEPREVQARVALKCADMRDYRFSQKFKLVFCAFNSFQHLLTTDDQLACLAGIREYLADDGRLVLNVFAPFHDWLANANLHHVTGQVERDPETGKEMIVTNITDRHPETQTMEACQYVDRIQPDGTVKRYPASFTLSWIHNREMHLLLRCAGYEVVNVYGGYDKRPYDYVSGVQLFVAKKA